A stretch of Brassica napus cultivar Da-Ae chromosome C6, Da-Ae, whole genome shotgun sequence DNA encodes these proteins:
- the LOC106350051 gene encoding alanine and glycine-rich protein-like, with protein METGGIILIVCSGIFVLTIILIGCLGKMREKRTVTNEPINQKSRDAGGFTVYPAAAYLPPVSSSAHHDCRMKQTRSNGIGGGLLFLSAASVTASVSSNHGYGGGGGYHGGGGGGGGGGHHDGGGGGSGCGGVGKDSG; from the coding sequence ATGGAAACCGGTGGTATCATTTTGATAGTTTGTAGTGGAATCTTTGTTTTGACTATTATACTGATTGGTTGTCTAGGGAAGATGAGAGAGAAGAGGACAGTCACTAACGAGCCCATCAACCAGAAAAGCAGAGATGCTGGTGGATTCACGGTTTATCCAGCGGCTGCATATCTCCCTCCTGTCTCTAGTTCCGCACATCACGACTGTAGGATGAAGCAGACAAGAAGCAATGGTATTGGTGGTGGTCTCTTGTTTCTCTCGGCTGCGTCAGTCACTGCCTCCGTTTCTAGCAATCACGGATACGGTGGTGGAGGGGGATATCACGGTGGTGGCGGTGGTGGCGGTGGAGGAGGACATCACGATGGTGGCGGTGGCGGCAGCGGATGTGGTGGTGTTGGGAAAGATAGCGGATAA
- the LOC125588833 gene encoding tubby-like F-box protein 7, whose protein sequence is MPLSGSLLSRRFSISSRDHQGHTPTEPESPMLPPSSNVTGSSWSAMLPELLSEIIRRVEDTEDHWPLRRDVVACACVSKKWREITQETVRSPRNSGKITFPSCLKLPGPRDFSNQCLIKRNKRTCTFYLYLPLTPSFTDKGKFLLAARRFRTGAYTEYVISLDAHDFSQASNAYVGKLRSDFLGTNFTVYDSKPPHNGAKPSHGKASRRFASKQISPQVPAGNFEVGHVSYKFNLLKSRGPRRMISTLHCPSSSPPPSSSTDQKLCDATKMMKKPIKDGSGLTILKNKAPRWHEHLQCWCLNFHGRVTVASVKNFQLVATVDQSQPSGKGDEETVLLQFGKVGDDTFTMDYRQPLSAFQAFAICLASFGTKLACE, encoded by the exons ATGCCATTGTCAGGGTCCCTCCTTTCGCGGAGATTCTCAATATCCTCCAGGGATCATCAGGGACACACACCAACGGAACCCGAATCACCGATGCTTCCTCCGTCGTCAAACGTTACCGGGTCATCATGGTCGGCGATGCTCCCTGAGTTGTTAAGCGAAATCATACGCCGCGTGGAGGACACGGAGGACCATTGGCCTCTGCGTCGAGACGTGGTCGCTTGCGCCTGCGTATCGAAGAAGTGGAGAGAGATCACGCAGGAGACCGTTAGATCTCCGAGAAACTCCGGCAAAATCACTTTCCCTTCTTGCCTCAAACTG CCAGGTCCACGAGACTTTTCTAATCAGTGCCTAATAAAGAGGAACAAGAGGACTTGTACCTTTTACTTGTATCTCCCTCTCACACCAT CATTCACTGATAAAGGAAAGTTTCTTCTGGCGGCACGGAGGTTCAGGACCGGCGCTTACACTGAGTACGTCATCTCACTTGATGCTCATGATTTCTCTCAAGCAAGTAATGCCTACGTTGGCAAACTAAG GTCGGATTTTCTTGGCACCAACTTCACAGTATACGATAGCAAACCTCCACATAACGGAGCAAAGCCTTCACACGGCAAAGCCAGCCGCAGATTTGCATCTAAGCAGATAAGCCCACAAGTTCCCGCAGGCAACTTCGAAGTCGGTCATGTTTCTTATAAATTCAACCTGTTGAAATCAAGAGGTCCGAGAAGAATGATAAGCACACTCCACTGCCCATCCTCATCACCGCCACCATCATCATCTACTGACCAAAAGCTATGTGATGCAACCAAGATGATGAAAAAACCTATCAAGGACGGTTCAGGCTTGACGATACTAAAGAACAAAGCTCCGAGATGGCACGAGCACTTGCAATGCTGGTGTCTGAACTTCCATGGAAGAGTGACCGTTGCTTCTGTCAAGAACTTCCAGCTGGTTGCGACCGTTGACCAGAGTCAGCCAAGCGGTAAAGGGGATGAAGAGACGGTGCTTCTTCAGTTTGGTAAAGTTGGAGATGACACATTCACCATGGATTATAGACAGCCTCTCTCTGCTTTTCAGGCTTTTGCCATCTGTCTCGCAAGTTTTGGCACTAAACTTGCATGCGAGTGA